ACTGGTCCAGGATGAGCTGCTGGCTGGTACCCAACCGGTCCGTGACATAGGGGATCAGGAACTCTGGGTCGCGCTCGGCAATGGAGGCCAGCAGTTCCGAGGTGGCGAAGACACGCACGCTTTCCACGGCGAAATGCACCAACTGCTCGCGGCCGAGACCGGTGGGGGTTTCCGACTGCACTGCGCCGGTGTAGGCACGGAACTCCTGCGTCAGTGCGGCCAGGACGGCGTTTTCCACGGAGCCCATCCGGCGGTAGAAAGTCATGCGGGAGATGCCCGCCCGCTCGGCGATGTCGTTCGCCGTGGTGCGCCGCACCCCGTGCAGGACCACGGAGTCACGGATGGCGGCGAGCAGCTTTTCGTCCGCCGCAGGGATGGTACGTTGTGACTTCATGTGTCACACTGTATCTCATGGTGACCCACGTTACAGAAGAAATTCCCCGCTCTGTTTGGTACGGCTGGGGAGACCCGACTCGTGCCAGGCCTTTGAGCCCCGGCGCCCTGGAATTTATGCGCCGCACACTCAAGCTGGGCAGCGTGGCTGCGGTGCACCCTCCCGTTGATTTGTCCGAGGTCAGGGTGGGATCCGTCTCCCTGGACGACGCCGTCCTGGCAGAACTACGGGCCATCACCGGCGAAGACCATGTCGCAACGGACGCAACCTCCCGCATCCTGCACGCTGGAGGAAAGAGCACGCCGGACCTGATGCGGCGCCGCGGCGGGGACGCACTCGGAGCCCCCGACGCCGTCGTTTTTCCCGGCAGCGCCGAAGATGTCCGCGCAATCCTGGCGCTGTGCGTGCAGCGCAAACTTGCAGTGGTCGCCTTTGGCGGCGGCACCTCGGTGGTGGGCGGGGTGGAGCCGCTGCGGGGGCGGCTTGCCGGAGTCATCACCCTTGACATGCGCCGCATGGACCAGCTCCTCCACGTTGATCCCCTGGCCCGGACGGCAACCTTCGAGGCCGGAATTCGCGGCCCTGCCATCGAGGCGGCACTGGTCCCGCACGGCTTCACGCTGGGGCATTTTCCGCAGAGCCACCAGGAGGCGACGCTGGGCGGATATGTTGCCACCCGATCAGCCGGCCAGGCCTCCACCGGCTACGGACGCTCCGATGAGCTGGTCAAGTCGGCACACCTTGAGACCCCGGTGGGGCCGTTCGACGTCGGGTCCCCGGCTCCCGGTTCGGCCGCCGGCCCCAAGCTCCTGGACGTGGTGGTTGGCAGCGAGGGAACACTGGGCGTCATCACGAGCGCAAGCGTGAAGGTGGTCCCCGTTCCGGCGGAGAAGGTGTACGGTTCCTGGTCGTTTCCGTCCTTTGAAGCGGGCGCCGAGGCCATGCGCAGGCTCAAGCACGACGGCGCACGAGGCGACATGCCGCAGGTGTGCCGCTTGAGCGATACGGACGAAACGGCGTCGACCTTTAAGTTGGGTGGCTGGAAGACCGGCACACTGGGCCGCTACCTGCGCGTCCGCGGGCAAAAAACACCGGCGATGGCGCTGTTCGTCTGGGAAGGCGACGGGCGTCAGGCCAAGGCCGGCAAGCGGCGCAGCGCGCGGATCATGCGGGCGGCCGGCGGCATTTCGATGGGTCCGCTGCCCGGAAAGTCGTGGGAACACGGGCGGTTCAGCGGTCCATACCTGCGCGATGAGCTGCTTACGCGCGGCGTGTACGTGGAGACGCTGGAGACTGCGGCGTCGTGGGGAAAGGTGGCGGAAA
This genomic interval from Arthrobacter sp. PAMC 25486 contains the following:
- a CDS encoding TetR/AcrR family transcriptional regulator, with amino-acid sequence MKSQRTIPAADEKLLAAIRDSVVLHGVRRTTANDIAERAGISRMTFYRRMGSVENAVLAALTQEFRAYTGAVQSETPTGLGREQLVHFAVESVRVFATSELLASIAERDPEFLIPYVTDRLGTSQQLILDQLNALLDKGLQDGSIEAAAGTPTTLLLSVQGVALSSRVLFRMGVFEEALTELAKMLERYLTPSNVISGKEQP
- a CDS encoding FAD-binding oxidoreductase gives rise to the protein MVTHVTEEIPRSVWYGWGDPTRARPLSPGALEFMRRTLKLGSVAAVHPPVDLSEVRVGSVSLDDAVLAELRAITGEDHVATDATSRILHAGGKSTPDLMRRRGGDALGAPDAVVFPGSAEDVRAILALCVQRKLAVVAFGGGTSVVGGVEPLRGRLAGVITLDMRRMDQLLHVDPLARTATFEAGIRGPAIEAALVPHGFTLGHFPQSHQEATLGGYVATRSAGQASTGYGRSDELVKSAHLETPVGPFDVGSPAPGSAAGPKLLDVVVGSEGTLGVITSASVKVVPVPAEKVYGSWSFPSFEAGAEAMRRLKHDGARGDMPQVCRLSDTDETASTFKLGGWKTGTLGRYLRVRGQKTPAMALFVWEGDGRQAKAGKRRSARIMRAAGGISMGPLPGKSWEHGRFSGPYLRDELLTRGVYVETLETAASWGKVAETYTGVRAAILGALEANGGGAYVQTHISHVYSDGASLYFTFLAGLEEDGLAQNARVKAAASKAIVAAGATITHHHAVGIDHAPYMGAEIGELGIKVLAGIKDTLDPEGIMNPGKLIPAASSTAPAADSTDSAKSAEM